In the genome of Sciurus carolinensis chromosome 3, mSciCar1.2, whole genome shotgun sequence, one region contains:
- the Fkbp7 gene encoding peptidyl-prolyl cis-trans isomerase FKBP7 isoform X2, whose translation MPATRRNSARGRTAQRERHAGQKKEVDPEEVKIEVLHRPENCSKTSKKGDLLNAHYDGYLAKDGSKFYCSRTQNEGHPKWFVLGVGQVIKGLDIAMMDMCPGEKRKVIIPPSFAYGKEGYADGKIPPDATLIFEIELYAVTKGPRSIETFKQIDTDNDRQLSKTEINHYLKKEFEKDEKPRDKSYQNAVLEDIFKKNDHDGDGFISPKEYNVYQHDEL comes from the exons ATGCCTGCCACGCGTCGGAATTCGGCCCGGGGGAGAACAGCCCAGCGCGAAAGACACGCG GGACAAAAGAAAGAAGTGGACCCAGAGGAAGTGAAAATAGAAGTTTTGCATCGTCCAGAAAATTGCTCTAAGACAAGCAAGAAGGGAGACCTGCTAAATGCCCATTATGACGGTTACTTGGCTAAAGATGGCTCGAAATTCTACTGCAG ccGGACACAAAATGAAGGTCATCCCAAATGGTTTGTTCTTGGTGTTGGACAAGTCATAAAGGGCCTAGACATTGCTATGATGGATATGTGCCCTGGAGAGAAGCGAAAAGTGATTATACCTCCTTCATTTGCATATGGAAAGGAAGGTTATG CAGACGGCAAGATTCCACCTGATGCAACATTGATTTTTGAGATTGAACTTTATGCTGTGACCAAGGGACCACGGAGCATtgaaacatttaaacaaatagaCACAGACAATGACCGGCAACTCTCTAAAACAGAG ATAAATCATTACTTgaaaaaggaatttgaaaaagaTGAGAAGCCACGTGACAAGTCCTATCAGAATGCAGttttagaagatatttttaagaagaatgaTCATGATGGTGATGGCTTCATTTCTCCCAAGGAATACAATGTATACCAACATGATGAActataa
- the Fkbp7 gene encoding peptidyl-prolyl cis-trans isomerase FKBP7 isoform X3 translates to MHFLPRLIVFFYLWGFFTAQGQKKEVDPEEVKIEVLHRPENCSKTSKKGDLLNAHYDGYLAKDGSKFYCSRTQNEGHPKWFVLGVGQVIKGLDIAMMDMCPGEKRKVIIPPSFAYGKEGYDGKIPPDATLIFEIELYAVTKGPRSIETFKQIDTDNDRQLSKTEINHYLKKEFEKDEKPRDKSYQNAVLEDIFKKNDHDGDGFISPKEYNVYQHDEL, encoded by the exons ATGCATTTCTTACCCAGATTAATCGTTTTCTTTTACCTGTGGGGCTTTTTTACTGCTCAGGGACAAAAGAAAGAAGTGGACCCAGAGGAAGTGAAAATAGAAGTTTTGCATCGTCCAGAAAATTGCTCTAAGACAAGCAAGAAGGGAGACCTGCTAAATGCCCATTATGACGGTTACTTGGCTAAAGATGGCTCGAAATTCTACTGCAG ccGGACACAAAATGAAGGTCATCCCAAATGGTTTGTTCTTGGTGTTGGACAAGTCATAAAGGGCCTAGACATTGCTATGATGGATATGTGCCCTGGAGAGAAGCGAAAAGTGATTATACCTCCTTCATTTGCATATGGAAAGGAAGGTTATG ACGGCAAGATTCCACCTGATGCAACATTGATTTTTGAGATTGAACTTTATGCTGTGACCAAGGGACCACGGAGCATtgaaacatttaaacaaatagaCACAGACAATGACCGGCAACTCTCTAAAACAGAG ATAAATCATTACTTgaaaaaggaatttgaaaaagaTGAGAAGCCACGTGACAAGTCCTATCAGAATGCAGttttagaagatatttttaagaagaatgaTCATGATGGTGATGGCTTCATTTCTCCCAAGGAATACAATGTATACCAACATGATGAActataa
- the Fkbp7 gene encoding peptidyl-prolyl cis-trans isomerase FKBP7 isoform X1, whose protein sequence is MHFLPRLIVFFYLWGFFTAQGQKKEVDPEEVKIEVLHRPENCSKTSKKGDLLNAHYDGYLAKDGSKFYCSRTQNEGHPKWFVLGVGQVIKGLDIAMMDMCPGEKRKVIIPPSFAYGKEGYADGKIPPDATLIFEIELYAVTKGPRSIETFKQIDTDNDRQLSKTEINHYLKKEFEKDEKPRDKSYQNAVLEDIFKKNDHDGDGFISPKEYNVYQHDEL, encoded by the exons ATGCATTTCTTACCCAGATTAATCGTTTTCTTTTACCTGTGGGGCTTTTTTACTGCTCAGGGACAAAAGAAAGAAGTGGACCCAGAGGAAGTGAAAATAGAAGTTTTGCATCGTCCAGAAAATTGCTCTAAGACAAGCAAGAAGGGAGACCTGCTAAATGCCCATTATGACGGTTACTTGGCTAAAGATGGCTCGAAATTCTACTGCAG ccGGACACAAAATGAAGGTCATCCCAAATGGTTTGTTCTTGGTGTTGGACAAGTCATAAAGGGCCTAGACATTGCTATGATGGATATGTGCCCTGGAGAGAAGCGAAAAGTGATTATACCTCCTTCATTTGCATATGGAAAGGAAGGTTATG CAGACGGCAAGATTCCACCTGATGCAACATTGATTTTTGAGATTGAACTTTATGCTGTGACCAAGGGACCACGGAGCATtgaaacatttaaacaaatagaCACAGACAATGACCGGCAACTCTCTAAAACAGAG ATAAATCATTACTTgaaaaaggaatttgaaaaagaTGAGAAGCCACGTGACAAGTCCTATCAGAATGCAGttttagaagatatttttaagaagaatgaTCATGATGGTGATGGCTTCATTTCTCCCAAGGAATACAATGTATACCAACATGATGAActataa